A genomic region of Marinobacter sp. NP-4(2019) contains the following coding sequences:
- the rplS gene encoding 50S ribosomal protein L19, producing MSGKNNIISQLEAEQMTKEIPAFAPGDTVVIQVRVTEGNRERLQAFEGVVIGKRNRGMNSSFTVRKISYGVGVERTFQTHSKLIDSISVKRRGDVRQAKLYYLRDLSGKAARIKEKLG from the coding sequence ATGAGCGGCAAGAACAACATCATCAGTCAACTTGAAGCGGAACAGATGACCAAGGAAATCCCTGCGTTTGCGCCGGGTGACACCGTGGTTATCCAGGTTCGCGTAACTGAAGGCAACCGTGAGCGTCTGCAGGCGTTCGAGGGTGTTGTTATCGGTAAACGCAACCGTGGCATGAACTCTTCCTTCACCGTTCGTAAGATTTCTTACGGTGTGGGCGTTGAGCGTACTTTCCAGACTCACTCCAAGCTGATCGACAGCATCAGCGTGAAGCGTCGCGGTGACGTACGTCAGGCCAAGCTTTACTACCTGCGCGACCTGTCTGGCAAGGCGGCTCGTATCAAGGAGAAGCTGGGCTGA
- the xerD gene encoding site-specific tyrosine recombinase XerD: MVSQRRSRPELRPDDEALITRFTDAIWLEDGLGEQTRMAYRNDLERLAAWLADQPGRPLLSAVRRVDLLAWISRGLADGAKTSTAARRLSGLRRFYRYLLREGVIGEDPTLQIESPRLPRRLPDSLTEQDVDVLLAEPDPDVPIELRDKAMMEILYGCGLRVSELTELRVDQVNLRQGVVRITGKGNKERLVPLGEEAVDWLVQYMKDGRAELLKGRSSDALFPGNRPVAMTRQTFWYRIRHYAMRAGINKHLSPHTLRHAFATHLLNHGADLRVVQMLLGHSDLSTTQIYTHVARQRLQSLHQSHHPRG, encoded by the coding sequence ATGGTGTCCCAACGCAGATCCCGACCGGAACTCAGACCCGATGACGAGGCGCTGATCACTCGTTTTACCGATGCCATCTGGCTGGAAGACGGTCTGGGTGAACAAACCCGGATGGCTTATCGTAATGATCTTGAGCGTTTGGCGGCGTGGTTGGCGGATCAGCCGGGGCGGCCATTGCTGAGCGCGGTGCGGCGCGTGGATCTTCTTGCCTGGATTTCCCGGGGCCTGGCGGACGGTGCCAAGACATCCACGGCGGCGCGTCGGTTGTCTGGGTTGCGGCGCTTTTATCGGTACCTGTTGCGTGAGGGTGTCATTGGTGAAGACCCGACATTGCAGATTGAAAGCCCCCGTCTGCCACGTCGGTTGCCGGACTCCCTGACCGAGCAGGATGTGGATGTCTTGCTGGCCGAACCCGATCCAGACGTGCCCATAGAATTACGTGACAAGGCGATGATGGAGATTCTCTACGGCTGCGGACTGCGTGTATCGGAGTTGACGGAGCTGCGGGTGGATCAGGTTAACCTCCGTCAGGGCGTGGTCCGAATCACGGGTAAGGGGAACAAGGAGCGATTGGTGCCCCTTGGGGAAGAGGCCGTGGATTGGCTGGTGCAATACATGAAGGACGGACGTGCTGAATTGCTTAAAGGTCGGTCTTCGGATGCATTGTTTCCTGGCAACCGTCCCGTGGCGATGACCCGTCAGACCTTCTGGTACAGGATTCGTCATTACGCCATGCGTGCGGGTATTAACAAGCACCTGTCTCCGCATACCCTGCGTCACGCATTCGCGACACACCTGCTGAACCATGGGGCCGATCTGCGGGTTGTCCAGATGCTGCTCGGACACTCCGATCTCTCGACCACGCAGATATACACCCACGTTGCCAGGCAGCGTCTTCAATCCCTGCATCAATCCCATCATCCGCGTGGCTGA
- a CDS encoding thioredoxin fold domain-containing protein: MLARKLIKSTLAVVLMMVGGQVTMAGETEDRIAERLTTAIPGLKVTEVRESEAPGLYEVYSNNGDTIYTTPDGGYLLTGDLLQVTDSGIANVSEKNRAIVRKSQMEAFGARGVISYPADGEEKAEIAVFTDIDCPYCRKLHAEMDELNGYGITVHYYGFPRSGPNTPSFRKYVSVWCSDDQQSAMTAAKTGKPVEASSCENPVRDQFSLGGQVGVTGTPAIVLEDGNMVRGYVPARKLAEGLGLL, translated from the coding sequence ATGTTGGCCAGAAAACTGATTAAATCCACCCTGGCAGTCGTCCTGATGATGGTCGGTGGGCAGGTAACGATGGCTGGCGAGACCGAGGATCGGATCGCCGAGCGGCTCACAACGGCCATCCCGGGCTTGAAGGTCACTGAGGTTCGTGAATCCGAAGCCCCCGGGTTGTATGAGGTCTACAGCAATAATGGTGACACTATCTATACCACCCCGGATGGTGGCTACCTGCTGACCGGGGATCTGCTTCAGGTGACCGACAGCGGTATTGCCAATGTGTCGGAAAAGAATCGGGCCATCGTCCGTAAGTCACAAATGGAAGCGTTTGGCGCCAGGGGGGTGATCAGCTATCCCGCTGATGGAGAGGAAAAGGCGGAAATTGCCGTCTTTACCGATATCGATTGCCCCTACTGTCGTAAACTGCATGCTGAGATGGATGAGCTGAATGGCTACGGCATAACCGTTCACTATTATGGTTTCCCCCGTTCGGGGCCAAACACGCCGTCCTTCAGGAAGTACGTCTCTGTCTGGTGCAGTGACGATCAGCAGTCAGCCATGACTGCGGCGAAGACCGGAAAGCCAGTTGAGGCCAGCTCCTGTGAAAACCCTGTCAGGGATCAGTTCAGTCTGGGAGGGCAGGTTGGCGTCACAGGAACGCCGGCTATCGTGCTGGAGGACGGAAACATGGTTCGTGGTTACGTTCCGGCCCGGAAACTGGCTGAAGGTCTTGGCCTGCTGTAA